The Hippopotamus amphibius kiboko isolate mHipAmp2 chromosome 3, mHipAmp2.hap2, whole genome shotgun sequence genomic interval CCTATTCCAGACATTTCAtaataaatggaaccatacaatatgtgaacttttgtgtctggcatcttcacttagcagaatgttttcaaggttcacccatgttgtagcatgtatcagtacttcattcctttttattatccttttgataCATTACTTAAATACATTACTAGATttgattttctattatttcatttaggatttttgcatctgtatgaGTAAGTGAGATTGCTTgcgtttttttcttctttgccctgtcttgcctggttttggtatcatggtttTAGGTTGATAAaattatttgggaaatatttcttctttttctcttttctgagttTATGTAAGTtggaatgtttgatagaatttacttATGAAACTGTCTGCatcctgtgttttctttgtgAGACGTTTCCATTGGAATTTGTCTATTATAccaaagttttcaaatttattaaaactttttattaaaacagTTGTAGTATTCTCTTACCATTTACATCTCTGCTGCATCTATACTTAAGTTCCCCTTTTCAATCCTAATATgtttctgtgtatcttctttatttttttcttgattattctTATCAGAGATCAGATTTTTTATTAGCCTTTTCAAATATACATCTCTCTGCTTTGATGTTTCtattatgtttgttttatgtttcattcatttctgcttttcttttattctactttctttgcttaaaaaaaaaatcgattttgctttgtttattctgttgtttttaaaaggctttaCCTGAAAGTTTAGGTCATTTTCTAATACGAGCATTTAATGCTACTAAATTTCCCTAAGTACCATGTTAACCGCTCCTAgaattttaatatgtaatatcttctttttataatttgttttctagtttGCATTACTATTACTTTTATTCTTTAACCCTTGGGTTATCTAGgactatgttttaaatttttgaacagatggttttaaaatttatcttttcaaaaagaatTGGTTTTCAACTTTACTGCAGTAGGTAAGATTTTTGCGGTTTGTATGATACTAATTCTCTGGTATTTTTAAAGATGCGTTTTACTAGTTCATTGtcaattttttataaatgttcataTTTGCTTGATGAGAATATATAATGGTTATAGTGTATTAATATACCATTAAATCATGCTTGTTCTTTTGCTCACATCTATAGCtttactttttagaaaattttgctTGATGGATTAATGTTTAAGAGAAGGATGAGAAAATGTACTATGAGAGACGTGTTGAAATCTCCCTCTATTATGTTGATTATATCAGTTTTTCCTTATaattctgcctattttttctttaaatatactgGATATTTTGTGAAGTGCATATAAGCTTAAGATTTTTATATACTCTGAAACTTTTATCCTTGTctagtgattttcttttattaatatttttgttgtaaAATCTAATTTGTGTAATATAAATAGAACTCTACCAGCTTCTTTTAGTTAGTATTTgagtgttatttctttttctgtacttttctttcaGCCTTTTAGTATCTTTGTGTTTAGGTGTATTCTTGTAACCAGTGTGGctgggttttaaaaaattcactctgTTTATCTTTGGCTGTTAACTAATTATCTTAGTTCTTTTACAATTACTTTGGTTATTCATAtactttgtcttgtttcttactGTCTCATTCTCTGTACTTTTTATTTATCTCACTTTTTCTGTGATCGTTTTTTCTCCTATCacagaaaattatatatttgattattttggatttttttaactgaacgcaaattttcttactcattttttccttctctactaATTTGGAGATTATATacactttttaaagtcttttagtGGTTacattaaaagttttattatgcagactttaaaattaaaccaTTTTCTTAGACTTCCTCCTCACAAATAGAAGGACTTTCAAACATGTTAACTCTGATACTTATCTCCCTTTCCAGCTTACATGCTGTGATTGTCCGGAATGTACAGATAGTGTTTGTTTTCACTCATGTAGTTATTGCTTtgtgcttaatttttctttcatcatagGCCTTTCGTCTGAGAATTTCCTTCTGCCTGACAtttatctttaggattttctttgcaGTGTAGGCCTGCTTCAtgtaaaactctttttttttttaaatcagaaaatccTTTTATTGTCCTCATTCTTATAAGATACTTTTGCTGAGTGTATATATTCTAGATTGACAGTTTCTGTTATTGATGATAATACTTAActgtcttctgacttccattattattgttgttaggTGTAATTCTAATAGTTGGTTCCTTTGTAGAtgattggtttttttaaatttctagttgCTTTTAATATCATCTCTGTCTTTGGTGAATGACAATTTCAGTATTGTGTTTCTAGTTGTGGATTTCTAATTTATCTTGCTTGGGATTTGTTGTATTTGTGAGATCAGGAgattgatgtctttcatcagttctaaaaaattctcagcagtttttctttaaattgcttCTGTCCCACGtacactctcttctctttctgggacttgAATTAGATGTATACTAGACCTTTTTGCTCTGTCCTCTATGTCTATGTTCTCTTAacctctctttcatattttctatctctttgctcCTCTGTGATCTGAAACCAGACAAGATCGAGGTATGTAAATATGAAAGCCAGATTTCCCCAGGTAGCAAATACTAATATTAGCCCCAAGATCCAGACACTAAACCTTGGATCCAGCCTGAGATAGGAGAGTTACAACTGAGGTGTTTTCATGAAGACGAGTCCCTTGAGGGACTAAAGCATACCATCTTGCCTCCTGGCAGGTGCAAATGCAGATGCTGTATGAATGAAAGCACCTCCAGTTCAAGGCCGAAAGATTCCCATATATTAGATTCAACTAAGTATTAGCTCGTAAACAAAAACAATCAGCTACCATGAGTGAAAACACAAATATAACAAACTTCATATTTGGACATCCAGAGACTTCAAATActaggaattttttcttttctttgcttgaaCTTAAAGTGTATTAAAGTGTATGGGAGCCAGTTTCACTGTAGTGGGAGGGTCCTTTGGGACATGTGGTCTCCTGTACCGGCATAAATGGAAGCCTCTGTAGTGGAATTCTTTTTAGGTGCtagttaataattaattaattgaaatgatGGTATGAGATTTTTTTGCAGAGCTTGAGAATAActtcttttaaagttattaagATCTGCTGGTTTTTTCCAAGTTGATAAAGGGTGTTTGGAAAAGACTGTATGGcatgattaagaaaatggtaatttagGACATCCTGAATAAAATCAAATCGTTTATATTGCGTCATAATAAAccagttttgatatttttatgtattagaaATATATCATTGTTTTTCTTAACATTATATGAGCCGACTTCTAAAAAACTTAATTACTGATGTTCCTTCTACCCTTTTTCCCCCTGGAATTTTTAGGCGTAATATTCATGgggtaagcaaagaaaaaataacaagaatGTTGGAACACTATCAACGTTTTGTTTCAGTGCCAATAATCATGAGTTCTTCAGTTCCAGAGAAAATTGAACGTATTGAGTTATGTGCATATTCTTGTGACAGAAGTACTAGGTAAGTTGAAGTCTCTATGtacaaaaattcaatttaaaaacttaatctaaaaaaatgtgaTAATTTTGAAACTTCTAAAATCACTGCcaaataactttgaaaataagGTAGGTGTTTGTTGTACATAGGGTTTAGGTAGAGTCTTACCTGGAGCAGGATATATATGGTTAGCGAAAGAAGTAACAGTTTATATGAGTGATGACATGCATGGGAGTTTCATTGTCTTCTGGTTTACATAGGTCCATGTTTACACTATGAATACTCCTGCCATGTTTATTTAACTTGCTGCTATTCCAGTATTTATCTGTTACCTTATCTACCCTCTATTGTTATTTTGTATACAGTTGTATTACTTCTTAATTTTCTTAGGTATTAATAAAAATACTCTTTCAAGCTAGTATCGTAAAAATGTTTCATTCATGGTATACTTTTACTGAGTAATACAAGTCATAGCCTTTTGAAAGTTTGCAATTCAGGATAGTACTGATTCTGTTAAAAACATTTAGGACACATAAACAGTTGAATAAATAACTGAGTAAAGAAGAGCCTTAAATATATATAGAGGTCTGAATTGCTCACATTTTTTGATAATAAGGGATGAAAGGCTCTTTTTAAAAGagttaggaaaagaaaattcataaatgCTTTTATTGAGGAGCAGTGctgcaaagtggttaagaatatggGCTCCTTAACTGTGTTTCCTGGCTTCAAATCCCAAAGTTTTGTAATCTTTGACAAATTATAAAATCTCTCTATACTTCAGCTCTTCATTTGCAAAAGGCAGTAACACTTTGCTTATAAGGATCTAATAGGATTATGAATTAATACTTGTAGAGGACTTATAGAAAACTGAATGTTAGGTGTGATTTCACTTAGGAAGGCTTCATGGGAGAGTTGGGACTTTAAGAACTCctgcaataaagaaagaaaggaagatgagTTGACAAATAAGGAAAATGCACTGAAGTTGAAAGTATAATGATTAGGCAGAAGTGCTCtgaatctgaaattaaaatcaaGGATGGTTTTAAAAACTTAGCAAGTGACATCTCAAATGAAAGCTGtcctccctttctctcatttCACTTAATTGTGCAAATCATGTTGATGACTCTTTGTGACTTTGTAAATCAATCTTAAGCATTTTCCTCTGTAGCAAATGACAGGTGGTATAGAGGCAGACCTAGTTTCACGTATATTAAGCTTAAATAGGTTGGTAAGGAACCAGGGAGGTGTCCTCTTCTGGGAACAAATTTAGAACCTTAACTTTAATATTTAATGCATAATAAACACCTTAACTGAATATGTCATGTTAATCAATTCGAAAAAAGTTTGAGTGCTTCTTGTATGTCAAGCATTGTACTAGGTGTTGGGATTACAGTAAAGGGATGTGTTCATAGTATATTAGGGAAAGATCAAGTGTCTTGTCTTTCAGTTGAACGATTCTTTAATTTAAATCATAATATTAATGGTAACATTAAGAGATTTCcttataatacttaaaaaaaatcttacagcCCAAGAGACAATGAAGATATTacctctgaaaaagaagaaaatgttttatccTCATCTTTGAAGCATCCAGAGTTAATTGCAGAGAAGAAACATGACACGACCAAAGAAAATTTGTTACCTGAGAATGCTACATATCTCCCTAATGCAGATTTAAACAacggaaaaaaagaaataagtggtaTGAATCCTAACATTCAGAATGTGTTCGTTCAGGAAGCTGCGGACACTTACTTTTCTGATTCCGAAAGCAGAGTACAGGTAACagacaaaagtgaaaaagaagaacCAGTAGAAATGGCTCCTGAAAAAGAGTGTAGTGAAACCATTGCAGATAGTTTTGTAGAGAGAATATCACCAAATATTTGCTATGGTGAAAATAATCAAGAAGACTGTGGTATTTCAAATACTGTACCACTTCAAAATGAGAAATCTTCACCTAGTGAAATGTTGGAAGACAGAGCAGTAGTAAAGAAAAAAGCCTTtggaaaaccaaaaagcaaatcaACTTCGGAAAAGTTCCCAAGACAGGAGCTGTCTTTTGTTGGTGACTGGCCAGTTGATAAGACTATTGGTCAGAGGACAAAAAGGAACCGAAAAACTGAAAAAGCTTCATCTATACAAAGTGACAAAAAGTATAATTGCCCCCAGTCACATAAAGTATTAGATGATAGCTTATCTGTGAGTATAGATTGTATCCAGCCACAAAGACCTCCACTTGAAACCATAGTGGATGACAAGTTGCAGTGTGCTGATGCCTCAGAATCTTTCAGTAGCTGTGAACATGACGCTTCTAAAAGTACCGAAAAAGACTCATTCCACATCGCGGGCGACCGGCCCTCATCTGATTCTTTAGCTCAGAGAGAGCACAGATCAAGAATGCCAAAGGCTAGCTCAAATGAACCCAGCCTAGAATTTGGAACTAACAACAGTATGAATGAAATATCTTTGTACACAGCATGTGAGGCCTACTGGGGCACAAGCCCTGAAGAACTAAAAATGTTGGGTAGTTCTACTCGAGGAAGTTCTGAAATGCTGCCCAGTGAAGTGACCTGTGAGAAGACTTGTCCAAGTGAAAAGATTCATAGGCAACACACAATGTCTCTTCCTTTTACTAATAGTGTGCCAGCTGTTCCTGGAGGAGCAAGACCACAGGCTTCAGCTGAATTTCGAGAAGAAAAGACTAAAGAAGTCCCTGGAATAGAAGTAGGAGTGTGTACCCAGACTGAACCACAGGATTTTGCTCTCttatggaaaatagaaaagaacaaaattagtgTTTCAGATTCTCTGAGAGTATTAACAGGAAGATTAGATGGATTTAAACCAAAAGCTTTCAGTGTTAACACAAAATTAGATGTTCAGGAAACAATTCCATATAGGGTGATGTATGACAAAAGCACGTATGTTGAAGAAAGTGAGCTTACCAGTGCTGATGAATCTGAAAATCTTAATATTCTTTGTAAATTATTTGGATCTTTTTCATTAGAAGCCCTAAAAGACTTATATGAGAGGTGTAACAAAGATATTATTTGGGCCACAAGCCTTTTATTGGATTCTGAAACCAAATTATGTGAGGATACTGAATTTGAGAATATAAAAAAGTCCTATGATGAAGCACAAATTGGGCCATTTTCTCTGGGACTGAATTTGAAGGAAATTATTAGCCAAAGAGGGAGCTTAGAGGATTCTAATTCTTCTGTGCCAGAGTTTAGCCATGGAATCGGTATCAGTAACACTAATGTACAGTCTACCTGtaattcagaaaaggaaaacttaGAGCAGGCAGAAATAAGAGCTATAACTACTGAAAAACCTGGATTAATAACGAGTATATTTCCTAATGTAGATGTACAGAATAGTAATGGAGTATTTCCTAATAGTCAGGCAGAACTTTCAGGTTTATATAATGTTAAGCAGTTTTTTCCAGGTACTCTAAAAGCTACTGCCACTAAAAATGTGAGTGAAGCGGAGAAGAATCCAGAAGTCACTGAAATTGGAGACAGTATACATTCTTCTGTGAATTTGGCTGATATTTTAAACTCTGTATCGGGCACTTCAAATCTTGAATTATACGAAGAAACTTATTTTACTGActcttttgaaataaataaaagtgaaaatcttcCAAAGGATTATGTGAAATTTCCAAAGACAGAAGAATTTATGAATGAAGATGaacaggaaatggaaaaaattctaaTGGCAGGGAGTACTTTGTCAGCTGGAGTTACTGAAGAAGATAAAACTGAGACTTTGAATTCCACACCAGTGATGGCCAAATCTCTGACCATAGACTGTCTGGAATTGGCATTACCCCCTGAACTGGCTTTTCAGCTCAATGAATTATTTGGCCCTGTTGGTATTGATTCAGGTAAGGAAAAAGTAAATTACCTATGTGTGTATCTTTGTGTGAATAGAATATAGATAGTCtagttcaattttaaaattattttatatgttaacGGAAGTGTAAAAGTAATTTGTGTTACctacctttattatttttgacaCAATGTGTTTGTAGAAGagttttaagtatataattcGAAGAAATAGTATTTATATGGAGTTTATGTTTATCCCATGTATGTATTGAAAGTTTTCTCTGGCATTTACCTCATACTTATTTGCACAGATACATCTTTTTGAACCCTTTGGTGCTACTCCAGACACACTTAAGGCAAGATAATTCCTTAGAATACACTTAACTGGAAAGTCTTGACtaatggaaatgaatatattaaatatatttagtcTAATGGACATGAATAacttaaatatatgaaatatataattacaCCTGCCAAGTAGTGTGAAAACAATggcatattatataaaaatattccaagAGATTTAGAACTAGCGACATATGTtagtaattaaaaatacaaattagttTTATGAGATGTAAGGCAGTTGAGTATGTTTTCTGCAAATGTATAATGAGTAatgattatgttttcttttctttttttccctccctcccaaggGTCCCTAACAGTTGAAGATTGTGTGGTTCATATAGATCTGAATCTGGCTAAAGTGATtcatgaaaaatggaaagaatctgTAATGGTTGGTAGGCTTCTTTTTATAAAGAGCTTCTTTTGTGTCCATTTTGTCACCTTTGCTCTTCAATAAAatcttttatgttatatgaaaGATTCTGTTGAATTTTGACTTTGAGAGAGAATGAATTTACCAGTTAGCAGATTACTgatattttatcttctctttccagtattttggattatttccagaCTGGCCAAATTATATAATTAATGATGCTCAATAtgattgttgatttttgtttttagggaaaaaaataataaatagttttTTACTCCCTAAATTAGAGTTGTGGTACTAGttgtttcataaataattttaaaaaaatatagcataAAAGCTCTAgaagggaaaaatatataaatgcaattataatttataattatatttagttttattagATTTAGCAAGAATGATTGATGGTTTTACAAGGAGAAATgattactaaagaaaaataatataagcttgttttctaatgCACCCTCCTTTGCCAATCCCCTGTTCTGCCTTTGTATCTAGGAGCGACAAAGACAGGAAGAGGTTTCCTGTGGCAAATTAATGCAAGGTAAAGCATATATTTTCACTTCTAATGTTTTTGTCTTGATGTTGAaacttggtgtgtgtgtgtatgaattttaactcattttaaatatacttcCACTAAATATGTTACCTGAGAATTTTGATTtgcaaataaaacttaaaatttttaaacttttaatattgatataaaacttaaagaagaaaaaagccctTATAATATTATTTAACTTTCAGGTTGCATctgaaaactaacacaacattataaattaactatatttcaattaaaaaaaacccaaaaaacttttAGGAGTGCTGTGGAACACCCAAGGTGTGCTCTAATACACATGGTTAGGGTGTTTCCTGTTTATGATTTTGCTCCGAATGAAAGAAAACTCTTCTGGTTTGAGAGCAATAAAATATTCCTGTGTTTGAGAGCATCATTGAAATATTACTTGGTTATTCAAAATTTTTACTGATATTAATATGATTAGAGCCTAAAAGTCAGCCTGCTTTTTGGGTACATCTGccaaattgaaaatatttgattttggaAGATTTCTTAGATAGCGTTGTCCTAAGTGGTTAGTGCAGGGTGACAGACCTGTTGTAGGGTCCTCCTTTTGTGCCTGAGTTCCTCCAGATGCCTCTCTTGTCCACTTCATACTAAGACTCCAGGTTGAAGATTGTTAGAGTAAAGATTCTTAACTTTAGTTTAGACCTGTGTTGTAGCTTCAAGAGCTAAAGCTATTTGAGAGCTAGAGGCTCCCAAATAGCATCAGAGTTATTCAGATGACAGTATCTGCTATGTCTTCACTCTCCAGGAAAGCAAAGGAGTATATCAGGATGTGTTGCTCTTAGAAAAGCTGAAATATTATACATTGTCTTGTTGTTATAAACTTCTTAGAATGTTTAGTTCCTTTCTTATGTTGAATATCATTTGTTCAGTATTTATTGTAGGCCTCCAGTGGGTTACAGATTTGCAAAAATATTGATCCTTTCGTTCTTGGAGTGGCCAAGCAGAGCTGACCGGAGCTGCTCTAGCTGGTCACTTCTGGCTGGCTGCAGCTTCCTCTGTTTACCAGTATATATGTGTTACTGTTTTCTCTGTGTTGATGTGATATGGAAAAGAGAAGAGTGGGAAGCATTGAGTTGATTTATAATAATACCCAGGTCATTGCTCATTTGAAATATTCCTACCTTTATACATATTTCTTAATTGCAATTGTGaagatatattttgaaactttgaaaTATGACTtggaatattatatttataagcAAAGAGTGAAAAATCATGTCTTCGGGGTCTCTCGGAGGTAGATGTAACAAAATGAGTAATGTCTAATTTGTACGTTTATTTTTGTTGATCTGACACTACTGATAACTGCTTTTGTAGATCCTTCCCTGGTTGGGCATGTTGGTCTTGATTGTCCAGAACAAAAATCGTCTCAGAGAACAGGCAAAAAATTACTGAAGACTTTAGCGGCACCTGAAATGCTACCCTTATTGGATCATTGGAACACTCAAACTAAAAAAGTATCACTCAGAGAAATAATGTCAGAAGAAATTGCCTTACAGGAAAAGCATGATTTGGTATGAATTAGTATAAATATTAAGCCTTTGTCTTTGACTCTAGTTTGAGCATAGGTTtactttttgattttcatttgattCTACTTTTCCTAGtctggaatctgtattttaacctGTTTGAAGTTAatgttaaaattgaaaaatgttttaaatgtagtTTGAAGTTGGAGGTTTTTGCTTCTGGAAAATTAGTTGATATTCTATAACAGTAAGCCCATTTATGTTAAATCTGTTGTTTTAGATTTAATTTTGCAGGTGTGTATTTCTTGTCTTTGACATCtacttctgtaattttttaattctagaaaaacatgaaatatttcctttgaatatgatctcatttataagTTAGTATTAAGAAATGATTGTCTTGCTATTAAAGAAGTATCCATcttagaaacaaattttttttaaagaaaaattttagaaacttaTGAATCTGAAATTAAGTACTTTTCCTAACTTTTCAATTAAACAAGCTCAAACAGATACTTCACTTTGCTTTGaacttaatttttgttctttattcaaCATATCTAATTATATGAAGCCATAAGAGAATTTGGTTTCTTTTGCGTTTCTTTTTCGTAGCCTTTTTTGGAATTCTGAAAATTAGTGTTAGAGAATTTCAGAATCAAAAGGGAAAAGACCTTAGAGGTTATTTAGTCcaattctcaaggaaaaaaaaattcttagttggtgatcttaaaacattttacccttttttaaactcatttgacTGCTCAAAGGAACACCTTTATATTGGCTGAAATGGGGTATAGAAAGAATGATGGGATTATTCCACCTTCACGTTTATTTCCCCCAGTTATCTTAACTAAATTGGAAATGTGCTCCCATTACCATCTTTGCATGTTTGCATAATCCAAAGAACAATCTCTTCAGTAGGATCTTATAATTCAATATTGTTTCAAATGTCCTCTTCAATTTACATATGTAATAAATTGGAGAAATAGATTTTCTTAATAAGGAAAGCCTAGAACTTATGCTCAAATGGTGTGACACTTTTTGTTGAAATGCCATTTTCTGCTACTGAAACTTATCTTTATGGTTCTAACCTGTCTTTTAATCTCTTAGTATAATAATGAACAAATAAGTTTCTTTGACtctccaacttaattttttttttctatcagtgaTTTTTGGTAATAGAAGCTGTACTCTTTTGATCCTAAGGGTATTCCCCTTAGGTAGAGCCTCAGTAAGAGAATTTCCCAAAGGAGAAATaccatttaaattctttttaagcaaagaatataaaataaacattaggcGTAATGTATGAATAGGATAATTAATTGTAAGATGATTAAGGTTATGAGTTTTCAGTTTATTGATGAGAGCTTAGAATTTGTAGTTTAGAAACTCTGTGACCTAGCAGATTGCTGGTAAATTGGATCAGATTGCTAGTAAATGAATTTTTTAGTAAGGTCGGATTATAATGTATATCTTAAGAcgtgaatatttaaaattcttgagATGGCTTGCTTTCATCACTCTTGTGATGTCTGATATGTTCAGCATTACCAGTTCCTTTTACTGGTCAGATTGTCAcctattgtgggtttttttttaaattattgtttggTGTTATAAATGGCCTAAATATGGTTAGGCTTCAAAACCAATAACTATTCTAGGATTTTCCTAAATtatgataatttttatattttcagaaacacCTTTGAAATTTTATAGGAAGTTATTTTTCAGACATTAGgatttttggaaaaacaaaactgttACGTACTTAAATCACAGTGTCAATAAATTGTCTTAGAGTTAGAAATCACTTTAAGAATGATTACCATAATCCTTAGACTTAAAATAGCACATTTTAGGAAAGCTCTTTTGGTTTGGCAGTTTAAACAATCCAaatattactttgaaaaaataacaGTTAGTAATAGTTCTCATACAATTACTTTGGAGTAAATATGtttgtgaaaaaatttttttaatgtgaattttaagattttctgtcaACCTGAATTTGCAACTTATTTGTACATTGTAGTTTCTGCCCATTGAGGAGAATATGTTTTTGAGGACGTTGTTCACAGCATCACACAGTGTCCCTTTTATGAGGACCCATGGGAGAAATTTCTCTCAGGTCTCAGTACCAGAAAAAGCTGTACTTCTCCTGAGCaactggtttgtttttattttatggacaCTGAGAATCTTTGTTTCCCCCTTTGCTTTGGCCACTAAGAAGCTCAGAACTGAATTTGTGGCCCACATTTAGCAACTGTACAGGATTTTTTGGCATGCATTTATATACTAATTTTACTTGCTAGCTTTATCCTATATTCTTACCTT includes:
- the N4BP2 gene encoding NEDD4-binding protein 2 isoform X1 codes for the protein MPRRRKNLGGCPFRKIANSKEVVSSVASHEEPTTTLPSMYETKVDQEELFTSISEMFSDLDPDVVYLMLSECDFKVENAMDCLLELSATDAKIEESSSKSFIASDTQVNAVGCEIMEKCPPEEESEDSKMDSFLDMQLTEDLDSLIQNAFEKLNSSPDDQAYSFFPLQDVNNFSDPSAFIHSESSSTTPILSTQNMDLSSENVESSASTLSSNPLTSRSVSNESKSFTKDNTLALKDSLLSTSLNVTNDTMVDCSNQVQKELLESEGFETQFSQAPVDLDASELQPPLNLTVQNPGLGLLGTGGDQKSASVPDVFVPSEEFSFQSHRHTELPPKGKDMNYCPVLTPLPLLLPPPPPPPMWNPMIPAFDLFQGNHGFVAPVVTTTARWRPVNYTFPPPVISHTSSTKAWRNKDATSAYQVQETPVSQVVRKKTSSYVGLVLVLLRGLPGSGKSFLARTLQEDNPSGVILSTDDYFYINGQYQFDVKYLGEAHEWNQNRAKEAFEKKVSPIIIDNTNLQAWEMKPYVALSQKHKYKVLFREPDTWWKFKPKELARRNIHGVSKEKITRMLEHYQRFVSVPIIMSSSVPEKIERIELCAYSCDRSTSPRDNEDITSEKEENVLSSSLKHPELIAEKKHDTTKENLLPENATYLPNADLNNGKKEISGMNPNIQNVFVQEAADTYFSDSESRVQVTDKSEKEEPVEMAPEKECSETIADSFVERISPNICYGENNQEDCGISNTVPLQNEKSSPSEMLEDRAVVKKKAFGKPKSKSTSEKFPRQELSFVGDWPVDKTIGQRTKRNRKTEKASSIQSDKKYNCPQSHKVLDDSLSVSIDCIQPQRPPLETIVDDKLQCADASESFSSCEHDASKSTEKDSFHIAGDRPSSDSLAQREHRSRMPKASSNEPSLEFGTNNSMNEISLYTACEAYWGTSPEELKMLGSSTRGSSEMLPSEVTCEKTCPSEKIHRQHTMSLPFTNSVPAVPGGARPQASAEFREEKTKEVPGIEVGVCTQTEPQDFALLWKIEKNKISVSDSLRVLTGRLDGFKPKAFSVNTKLDVQETIPYRVMYDKSTYVEESELTSADESENLNILCKLFGSFSLEALKDLYERCNKDIIWATSLLLDSETKLCEDTEFENIKKSYDEAQIGPFSLGLNLKEIISQRGSLEDSNSSVPEFSHGIGISNTNVQSTCNSEKENLEQAEIRAITTEKPGLITSIFPNVDVQNSNGVFPNSQAELSGLYNVKQFFPGTLKATATKNVSEAEKNPEVTEIGDSIHSSVNLADILNSVSGTSNLELYEETYFTDSFEINKSENLPKDYVKFPKTEEFMNEDEQEMEKILMAGSTLSAGVTEEDKTETLNSTPVMAKSLTIDCLELALPPELAFQLNELFGPVGIDSGSLTVEDCVVHIDLNLAKVIHEKWKESVMERQRQEEVSCGKLMQDPSLVGHVGLDCPEQKSSQRTGKKLLKTLAAPEMLPLLDHWNTQTKKVSLREIMSEEIALQEKHDLKREPLMFEKDCATKLKEKQLFKIFPAINQNFLVDIFKDHNYSLEHTVQFLNCVLEGDPVKTVVAQEFVHQNENVTSHTAQKSKEKKAKKLKETDDIPSEPSFQDFEYPEYDDYRAEAFLHQQKRIECYSKAKEAYRMGKKNVATFYAQQGSLHEQKMKEANHLAAVEIFEKVNASLLPQNVLDLHGLHVDEAIEHLTTVLQQKTEEFKQSGGKPYLSVITGRGNHSQGGVARIKPAVIKYLTSHSFRFSEIKPGCLKVMLK